From Luteolibacter arcticus, one genomic window encodes:
- a CDS encoding TonB-dependent receptor plug domain-containing protein, protein MRKILLLPLVPVAVHAQDLLDPLITTASRIEAQESATPYTVTEISEEYIEQNTRRTLPEALQFTPGVLVQKTANGHGSPYVRGFTGRQNLLMIDGVRVNNSVWRSGPVQYWNTIDPYSIDHIELVKSQGSVLFGSDAIGGTANVFTKSSGFEDETDGAFFTHGAAYYEYRSNGDDSHIGRIESSFGVGGKYGVMFGLTAKDYGDIRDSAVGLMRNTGYPEQDLDFRFDFALNEQTTLTLVHQQVNQDSISRWHSTVFNPGWQHSGHIIQPGTWLARTYDQERSLTYARIEQENDDTAFIKRWNATVSYQTTRDSEAQYRSATDRRYQITEVDTVGFDVSFESPIGNGSLVYGLDYYQDTVESEGYRKRGANPLLYDPTTRPIADDSTYDLFGAFTQYVWRPSDAFEFTAGARYTYAEAELGRYYDTTAAADVYSAERDWDHVVGSLRALYRINPCWSIYGGASQAFRAPNLDDLSGNLTARSGVAATGSVDVDPEEYLTYELGTRHTTDNTSLNFSVFYTDIDDLIVGVPITAGNATTVATNGRDGYVYGVELEGAWRFHPQWTVSGFAAWQDGRTDTSAFLGGPIVDEPGSRLLPLTGSLALRWTHTSEKFWVEGRVLAAGEEDRLTASDRADNQRIPSLGTPSYITYMLHAGWLATSNLELTAGLENISNEDYRNHGSGQNEPGFNAIVGAKVMW, encoded by the coding sequence CCCTGCAGTTCACGCCCGGCGTGCTGGTGCAAAAGACCGCCAACGGCCACGGTTCGCCCTACGTCCGCGGATTCACCGGCCGCCAGAACCTGCTGATGATCGATGGCGTGCGGGTCAACAACTCCGTCTGGCGCAGCGGCCCGGTCCAGTACTGGAACACCATCGATCCCTACTCGATCGACCACATCGAGCTGGTGAAGAGCCAGGGCTCGGTCCTCTTCGGCTCGGACGCCATCGGCGGTACCGCCAACGTTTTCACCAAGTCGTCCGGCTTCGAGGACGAGACCGACGGTGCCTTCTTCACCCACGGCGCGGCCTACTACGAATACCGCAGCAATGGCGACGACTCGCACATCGGCCGCATCGAGAGTTCGTTCGGCGTCGGCGGCAAGTACGGCGTGATGTTCGGCCTGACCGCGAAGGATTACGGCGATATCCGGGATTCCGCCGTCGGCCTGATGCGCAATACCGGCTACCCGGAGCAGGACCTCGACTTCCGCTTCGACTTCGCGCTCAACGAGCAAACCACGCTCACCCTGGTCCACCAGCAGGTGAATCAGGACTCGATCTCGCGCTGGCACTCCACCGTCTTCAATCCGGGCTGGCAGCACTCCGGCCACATCATCCAGCCCGGCACCTGGCTCGCCCGCACCTACGATCAGGAGCGCTCGCTGACCTACGCCCGCATCGAGCAGGAGAACGACGATACCGCCTTCATCAAGCGCTGGAACGCCACCGTTTCCTACCAGACCACGCGTGACTCCGAGGCCCAGTACCGCTCGGCCACCGACCGCCGCTATCAGATCACCGAGGTCGATACCGTTGGCTTCGACGTCTCCTTTGAGTCGCCGATCGGCAATGGCTCGCTGGTTTATGGCCTCGACTACTATCAGGATACGGTCGAGTCCGAAGGCTACCGCAAGCGCGGCGCCAACCCGCTGCTCTACGACCCCACCACTCGTCCGATCGCGGACGATTCGACCTATGACCTGTTCGGTGCCTTCACCCAGTACGTGTGGCGGCCGTCGGATGCCTTCGAGTTCACCGCCGGTGCCCGCTACACCTACGCGGAGGCAGAACTCGGCCGCTACTATGACACCACCGCTGCCGCCGATGTGTATAGTGCCGAGCGCGATTGGGATCACGTCGTGGGCTCGCTGCGCGCGCTCTATCGCATCAATCCGTGCTGGAGCATCTATGGCGGTGCCTCGCAGGCCTTCCGTGCGCCGAACCTGGATGACCTTTCCGGCAACCTCACCGCCCGCTCCGGCGTCGCCGCGACCGGTTCGGTCGATGTCGATCCCGAGGAATACCTGACCTACGAACTCGGCACCCGCCACACGACGGACAACACCTCGCTGAACTTCTCGGTCTTCTACACCGACATCGACGATCTGATCGTCGGCGTGCCGATCACCGCCGGCAATGCCACCACCGTGGCGACCAACGGCCGCGACGGCTACGTCTATGGCGTGGAGCTTGAGGGCGCCTGGCGCTTCCACCCGCAGTGGACGGTTTCCGGCTTCGCCGCATGGCAGGACGGCCGCACCGACACCAGCGCCTTCCTTGGTGGCCCAATTGTCGATGAGCCGGGTTCCCGCTTGCTGCCGCTCACCGGATCGCTGGCGCTGCGCTGGACCCATACCTCGGAGAAGTTCTGGGTGGAAGGCCGCGTGCTGGCCGCCGGAGAAGAAGACCGCCTGACCGCTTCGGATCGCGCCGACAACCAGCGCATTCCATCGCTCGGCACCCCGTCGTACATCACTTACATGCTGCACGCCGGTTGGCTGGCGACGAGCAACCTAGAGTTGACCGCCGGTCTCGAGAACATTTCCAACGAGGACTACCGAAATCACGGATCCGGCCAGAACGAGCCGGGCTTCAACGCCATCGTGGGCGCGAAGGTGATGTGGTAA
- a CDS encoding transglycosylase domain-containing protein produces MRRKRVMIPAVLLAAGLFAWFVLPWCVPLPAGLTEVPASPVLLDRNGKPLHHLVLPDFTRSAPVSLAEVPADLIACTIAAEDKRFRQHGGIDLLATARAAKDAVLHRRAVSGASTITQQLIKLSSPPAKRDLRTKVREALLARHLEMKWSKDQILVAYLNRLPYGNHRTGPAEAARFYFQKPLADLSLGESALLAGLPQAPSRLNPVKHSARALARRDIVLHRLAKNYDTSRTSAARSEALTLRPLPEKEVAPWLPSFDSGLPITRAQTTIDVDLQGDLEGIVGEELAKLAGSHIKHAAVVVLDNETREILALVSSGDWNDPNGGQINGALTPRSPGSALKPFTWLLAIEKGGLHPASIVADIPTRFRTKEGLDAPENYDRTFRGPVSVREALACSLNVPAMRALNDIGGVRPLHELLLELGIDTIGSDPTSYGLGLTLGNAPVRLLDLTNAYATLAEGGKHRQARLWMANEADADSSSAISLPPSAISAFLIADILADPIARAPSFGRAGPLELPFRCAAKTGTSSDFRDNWCLGFTRDFTVGVWAGNFDNSPMKGVSGVAGAGPIFHAAMVRLHRDRKPQWLERPEGLVAVAIDPLTGKRIADGGWQMADEKQPDSTTFPVAIRHLKSPLSLIQSDRLPLFASTTDRDSSGRVLLDSSYAEWFASSYNRRRDVFALAEGMPAEAPLRILAPRHGMTYVLDPELPNGGVLHLATNLPGEVVWSCKTLEVSSGGTEAVAKLKPGSHILIATDKRTGVQHDVTIKVEQR; encoded by the coding sequence ATGCGTCGCAAGCGCGTGATGATCCCCGCGGTGCTGCTGGCTGCCGGGCTCTTCGCGTGGTTCGTGCTGCCCTGGTGCGTCCCCTTGCCCGCCGGGCTAACAGAAGTCCCGGCGTCGCCGGTCCTGCTCGACCGGAATGGCAAGCCGCTGCACCACCTCGTGCTGCCCGACTTCACGCGCAGTGCGCCGGTTTCACTCGCTGAAGTCCCGGCGGACCTGATCGCCTGCACCATTGCCGCAGAGGACAAGCGCTTCCGCCAGCACGGCGGCATCGACCTCCTCGCCACCGCGAGGGCAGCCAAGGACGCGGTGCTTCACCGGCGCGCGGTCTCCGGCGCGTCCACGATCACCCAGCAGTTGATCAAGCTTTCCTCCCCGCCGGCGAAGCGCGACCTGCGCACCAAGGTTCGCGAGGCCCTGCTTGCCCGGCATCTGGAGATGAAGTGGAGCAAGGATCAGATTCTCGTCGCCTACCTCAACCGCCTTCCCTACGGCAACCACCGTACTGGCCCGGCCGAAGCCGCTCGCTTCTATTTCCAGAAGCCGCTTGCCGACCTCTCGCTCGGCGAAAGTGCCCTGCTCGCAGGATTGCCGCAGGCTCCCAGCCGGCTGAACCCGGTGAAGCACTCCGCTCGTGCACTCGCCCGCCGTGACATCGTCCTCCACCGGTTGGCGAAGAACTACGACACTTCTCGTACTTCAGCCGCGCGCTCCGAAGCGCTCACCCTGCGCCCATTGCCGGAAAAAGAAGTCGCCCCTTGGCTCCCATCGTTCGACAGCGGCCTTCCCATCACCCGCGCGCAGACCACCATCGATGTGGACCTCCAAGGCGATCTCGAAGGAATCGTCGGCGAGGAACTCGCCAAGCTGGCGGGCTCGCACATCAAGCACGCCGCGGTGGTGGTGCTCGACAATGAAACCCGCGAGATCCTCGCGCTCGTCTCCTCGGGAGACTGGAATGATCCGAACGGCGGACAAATCAATGGCGCGCTCACTCCCCGCTCGCCGGGCTCCGCGCTCAAGCCGTTCACATGGCTGCTCGCCATCGAAAAAGGTGGCCTGCATCCCGCCTCGATCGTCGCGGACATCCCCACCCGCTTCCGCACCAAGGAAGGGCTCGATGCCCCGGAGAACTACGATCGCACGTTCCGCGGCCCGGTCAGTGTCCGCGAGGCGCTCGCCTGCTCGCTGAATGTTCCCGCCATGCGTGCCCTCAACGACATCGGCGGAGTGCGGCCGCTGCACGAGCTTTTGTTAGAACTCGGAATCGATACGATCGGTTCGGACCCCACGTCCTACGGACTCGGCCTCACGCTTGGCAATGCCCCGGTGCGCCTCCTGGATCTAACCAATGCCTACGCAACGCTGGCGGAAGGCGGCAAGCATCGCCAGGCAAGGCTTTGGATGGCCAACGAAGCGGACGCGGATTCTTCATCTGCCATCTCCCTTCCACCATCTGCCATCTCCGCCTTTCTAATCGCCGACATCCTCGCCGACCCGATTGCACGCGCGCCTTCCTTCGGCCGCGCCGGACCGCTAGAACTGCCGTTCCGCTGCGCGGCGAAGACCGGCACCTCGTCCGACTTCCGCGACAACTGGTGCCTGGGCTTCACCAGGGATTTCACGGTCGGCGTGTGGGCGGGAAATTTCGACAACTCGCCGATGAAGGGCGTCTCCGGCGTCGCGGGAGCCGGGCCGATCTTCCATGCCGCGATGGTCCGGCTGCACCGCGACCGCAAGCCCCAGTGGCTGGAGCGACCGGAGGGCTTGGTCGCGGTGGCGATCGATCCGCTCACGGGAAAGCGGATCGCAGATGGCGGATGGCAGATGGCAGATGAGAAGCAACCGGACTCGACCACCTTTCCCGTTGCCATCCGGCATTTGAAAAGTCCTCTCTCGCTGATCCAGAGCGATCGCTTGCCTCTCTTCGCTTCAACCACCGACCGCGATTCCTCGGGCCGCGTGCTACTAGATTCGTCGTACGCGGAATGGTTCGCCTCGTCCTATAACCGGCGGCGCGATGTCTTCGCGCTGGCCGAGGGCATGCCGGCGGAGGCACCCCTGCGTATCCTCGCCCCGCGCCATGGCATGACCTACGTGCTCGATCCCGAACTGCCGAATGGCGGCGTGCTCCATCTCGCCACAAATCTGCCCGGCGAAGTCGTCTGGTCCTGCAAGACCCTGGAGGTCTCCTCCGGCGGCACCGAGGCGGTGGCCAAGTTGAAGCCCGGCAGCCACATCCTCATCGCCACCGACAAGCGCACCGGAGTGCAGCACGACGTGACGATCAAGGTGGAGCAGCGGTAA